One genomic region from Natrinema caseinilyticum encodes:
- a CDS encoding formyltetrahydrofolate deformylase, with amino-acid sequence MAALTTDVTEITVIGEDDTGLVARVTSLLFERGINIEDLDQAVRDGVFRMYLAVDTSEMVCTEATLRTDLNDLGDDLGLDVQVRFPADRETQQIAVLVTKESHCLEALFEAWANDDLGADIGVVIGNHDDLQPLAEHYDVPFHDVGDEGGQQNEERLLELLAEYDVDLIVLARYMRILSPNVVFRYEDRIINVHPSLLPAFPGAEAYRQAVEEGVRVAGVTAHYVTTDLDQGPIITQRAFDVPDDADVAEMKRRGQPLEADALLEAVQLHLNGDVSVHRGRTSVRENGDTYQLGLPDEIREFTPDRPVDGIGSAVADNQ; translated from the coding sequence GTGGCAGCGTTGACGACCGACGTAACCGAAATCACGGTGATCGGGGAGGACGACACCGGACTCGTCGCCCGAGTGACCAGCCTCCTGTTCGAGCGAGGGATCAACATCGAGGACCTCGACCAGGCCGTTCGGGACGGTGTCTTCCGGATGTATCTGGCCGTCGACACCTCCGAAATGGTCTGTACGGAGGCGACGCTCCGGACGGATCTCAACGACCTCGGGGACGACCTCGGACTCGACGTTCAGGTTCGGTTCCCCGCCGACCGCGAAACGCAGCAGATCGCGGTCCTCGTCACCAAGGAGAGCCACTGTCTCGAGGCGTTGTTCGAGGCATGGGCAAACGACGACCTCGGTGCTGACATCGGCGTCGTCATCGGCAACCACGACGATCTCCAGCCGCTGGCCGAACACTACGACGTGCCGTTTCACGACGTCGGCGACGAGGGCGGCCAGCAAAACGAGGAGCGCCTCCTCGAGTTGCTCGCCGAGTACGACGTCGATCTGATCGTTCTCGCCCGGTACATGCGCATTCTCAGCCCGAACGTCGTCTTCCGCTACGAAGATCGCATCATCAACGTTCATCCCTCGTTGTTGCCGGCGTTCCCCGGCGCGGAGGCGTACCGGCAGGCAGTCGAGGAAGGCGTCCGCGTCGCCGGGGTCACCGCTCACTACGTCACGACCGACCTCGATCAGGGGCCGATCATCACCCAGCGCGCGTTCGACGTGCCCGACGACGCCGACGTCGCGGAGATGAAACGTCGCGGCCAACCGCTCGAAGCCGACGCTCTGCTCGAAGCCGTCCAGCTTCACTTGAACGGCGACGTTTCGGTCCATCGCGGCCGGACATCCGTCCGGGAGAACGGCGATACGTACCAGCTCGGCCTGCCCGACGAGATCCGGGAGTTCACCCCGGACCGGCCGGTCGACGGAATCGGGAGCGCGGTCGCCGACAACCAGTAG
- a CDS encoding DUF7576 family protein — protein MTDSTDEDAPACHHCGERAGPSSEQRVVTTVEDGTAVYKHFCSDGCLETWEMSGSA, from the coding sequence ATGACTGACTCGACGGACGAGGACGCACCCGCGTGTCACCACTGCGGCGAACGGGCAGGACCGTCTTCCGAACAGCGCGTCGTGACGACCGTCGAAGACGGAACGGCGGTCTACAAGCACTTCTGTAGCGACGGGTGCCTCGAGACCTGGGAGATGTCGGGGTCGGCCTGA
- a CDS encoding acetamidase/formamidase family protein yields MTQQEIQQELYVDQYTLGLVGPDQEWAGTVADGGTVTTYTPPGCWGPMITPKFRGGHEVTRPIRVEGASVGDAVALHIRDVDVTSMATSTGSMAEREDAFGDDPFVDHRCPECGTEWPETVVEGTGEDAIMCAECGANASSFGFEYGYTVAFDDDHTVGITLDEDGAHDLAENADEVMDIPENSRQHPIVLYEPGEMPGTLGRLRPFIGNVGTTPPITMPDSHNAGDFGQFLIGAEHDYGLESEADLEARTDGHMDVPQVRPGATLICPVKIDGAGIYVGDLHANQGDGELSLHTTDVSGTVTMDVEVIEGLELDGPILLPTAEDLPFISKPYSDEERETGRELGEKHGVDVEDDMGPIQVIGSGATVNDATQNAFDRATELLSMSEGEVRSRCTFTGGVQIGRLPGVVQLDMLAPMGVLEDLDIAQLVREQYGL; encoded by the coding sequence ATGACACAGCAAGAAATACAGCAGGAGTTGTACGTCGACCAGTACACGCTCGGTCTCGTCGGTCCCGACCAGGAGTGGGCGGGAACCGTCGCCGACGGGGGCACGGTCACGACCTATACGCCGCCGGGGTGTTGGGGGCCGATGATCACGCCGAAGTTTCGCGGGGGACACGAAGTGACGAGGCCGATCCGCGTCGAGGGCGCGTCCGTCGGCGACGCCGTCGCGCTCCACATTCGGGACGTCGACGTGACGAGTATGGCGACGAGCACGGGATCGATGGCCGAGCGGGAGGACGCCTTCGGCGACGACCCGTTCGTCGATCACCGCTGTCCGGAGTGTGGCACCGAGTGGCCGGAGACCGTCGTCGAAGGGACCGGCGAGGACGCGATCATGTGCGCCGAGTGCGGTGCGAACGCCTCCTCGTTCGGTTTCGAGTACGGCTATACCGTCGCCTTCGACGACGACCACACCGTCGGGATCACGCTCGACGAAGACGGCGCACACGACCTCGCCGAAAACGCCGACGAGGTGATGGACATTCCTGAGAACTCACGCCAGCACCCCATCGTACTGTACGAACCCGGCGAGATGCCCGGCACCCTGGGACGACTGCGCCCGTTCATCGGGAACGTCGGCACGACCCCGCCGATCACGATGCCCGACTCGCACAACGCGGGCGACTTCGGCCAGTTCCTCATCGGCGCCGAACACGACTACGGCCTCGAGAGCGAAGCCGACCTCGAGGCCCGCACCGACGGCCACATGGACGTCCCGCAGGTTCGACCGGGCGCGACGCTGATCTGCCCGGTCAAGATCGACGGGGCCGGAATCTACGTCGGTGACTTGCACGCGAACCAGGGTGACGGCGAACTCTCGTTGCACACGACCGACGTGAGCGGCACCGTCACGATGGACGTCGAAGTCATCGAGGGTCTCGAACTCGACGGTCCGATCCTCCTGCCCACCGCCGAAGACCTCCCGTTTATCAGCAAACCGTACAGCGACGAGGAGCGCGAAACGGGTCGCGAACTCGGCGAAAAGCACGGCGTCGACGTGGAAGACGACATGGGCCCGATTCAGGTGATCGGCTCCGGCGCGACCGTCAACGACGCGACGCAAAACGCGTTCGACCGCGCGACCGAACTGCTCTCCATGAGCGAGGGCGAGGTCCGGTCGCGGTGTACGTTCACCGGCGGCGTCCAGATCGGCAGACTCCCCGGCGTCGTTCAACTCGACATGCTCGCGCCGATGGGCGTCCTGGAAGACCTGGATATCGCTCAGCTGGTGCGCGAGCAGTACGGGCTCTAG